A segment of the Triticum urartu cultivar G1812 chromosome 1, Tu2.1, whole genome shotgun sequence genome:
CATTTTAATGCATGCACTAACGTTGTGTTTCCAGATAGCCACCTCCCTGTATGTGTTGCCCCAACTTTGTATTCTGAAATAATTAAACTAAAGATGAGCATAGCCTTTATCTGACTTTTATCTTTCTGATTTTAGTTATTATACTCTCCACTTGATACTGGGAATTTCTTGGTGATTCCTGGTTCTCCGATTGATATCTGGGCTGCTAAACGATACGGCTTGTCACATTCTCAAGGAACTATAAGGAATCAACatggaatcaaagaagaagataTTGTTGTTTTGGTTGTTGGGAGCTACCTGTTCTTTGATGAATTACCATGGGATTACGTAACAGTCTTGCGTGCATCAGCTCCACATGTCATGGACATGGCAAGAACTAAAAAATTGGGAGTGCAGTTCATCTTTTTCTGTGGAAATGGCACTGACGCCTATAACTCTGCTTTCCAGGTAATATTATAAACTATTTTTGTCGTGAATCTCGGCAGAAATGCCTTGTACTGTAGAAAATAGCAATTTTTATTTAGAGGAGTTCGGACTACAAGGTCTTCCTATGTTTGACTGAAGGCACTAGACCACTGATGCATGGCATGTTATATGTGACATATATTTATTTGGATAAACATTTGGGTGCTGTGAAATGGATTCATTACACACATGGGAGAGGGAGGCTACTGGTTGTCCCATATCAGGTCATCTTTGGCTCCACTGACTATCCTTTTTTTTCTTTGTACAGGAACTTGCATCTCATATGGGATTTCCTGATGATTCTGTAAAGCATTTCCCCATGACACATGATATCGGAAACCTGCTAATGTTCGTTGATATTGTTCTCTATGGATCTTTAAGACAGGAACCTGGTTTCCCTCCTTTGTTATTGCGGTCTATGTCCTCTGAAATTCCAATCATTGCGCCAAATCTAACTGTTATAACAAAATATGTATGCTACTTAATCCATTCCATAATATGTTACTCCCTCTGTACAcaaatgtaagacgtttttgcagTTTAATTTAAACTGCAAAAACGTCCTACATTTGcttacagagggagtatttgcTTTGCCACTGTTGTGTTGGGAGATCCTTTTCACAAACATGTTTGTTATTTTCAGGTTACTGATGGTATTCATGCCTTCCTTTTTAATTCTGATGACCCAAGCACAGCAGCTTCAGCTTTCATGCGGATTTTAGGAGAAAAGGGACTTTTGGACACTGCCTATTCTGTTGCTTTGGAGGGGAAGCTACTTTCAAAAAACATGTTAGCATATGATTGTATTGTTGCTCATGTTAAGCTTCTTGAAAGTGTGTTGCACTATCCTTCAGATGCAAGATTACCACTTTCCTTCTCTCAAGTTAAAGAGAGGACATGGTTATGGGATCCTTTCGAGTCGAAAGCTGCACTGGGCAATAGTTCTTCAGAAGATGAAAGACATATCCACACAAGAATTGCTGGTATTCTCTTAGGGGAATCCGCTCAAAGTAATTGGACAATCGATTCTGATAGCAATGATACTTCTTCATATGACTACCCTAGCCAGTCTGATTGGGATGATCTAAGTGAAGTTGAAATCTTTGAAGACATTGAGATGAGAGAAATGGAGGAGGTGAGTTTTTCGTTGTTGTTTTAACATAACCCCTCTTCTTGAACAATACTAAAATGTAATATTCTGGACAAAATTTCATATACTTTTGTGCTATGTAGATTGATGAAAGGGTGGAAAAACCTCTGTTAACATGGGATGAGGTGTACAGAAATGCCCGAAAATCGGAAAGGATGAAGCCTGAAGGAAATGAACGTGATGAAGGTGAACTGGAAAGAACCGGGCAGCCCGTCTGTATATATGAGATTTACCGTGGAGAGGGCGCATGGCCATTTTTACACCATGGTTCTTTATATCGTGGCATTACTCTTGTAAGTCCGGGCACAGTTTGACCTAACTGTGCTTGTGTGTTCAACTTCTGTTTTCAGTTTGGCAGTGTGGATCATTTCCACTTTGTTTAATTGTTATTTTTAAAGAATCAAAATTTGGAGTTCATTGGAATTGCTAGCCGTTCTAGCAATTATATTTTAAAGTTCATGTATGTTTATTGGCACAATGCTTTATTGTATTATTCCTACCTGTTGGTCTTGCTAGTTAAAGTTGCATTCACCActtctgatttttttttttgGATAAATTTTGTGTCAGTCAAAAGGAGGCAGGAGACCCAGATCAGATGATGTTGATGCTGTTATGCGGCTTTCGGTTCTAGACGATGCGTACTATCGTGATCTTCTTTGTGAATTTGGTGCTATGTTTGCCATTGCGAACAGAATTGATACTGTACATAAGTTACCGTGGATAGGTTTCCAGTCATGGCGAGCTGCTGGAAGGAAGGTACAAATTATGAATTTCTCATTGATTTTCCTCAGTCCTGTGTCACTTTTGGCCATATTAGTTTTGTGAACTTGTTGAGAAACTTGTATTCTTCCAGGAAGAAAAGGAGTTCAGATTCTGCAATCATTTTATTTTAACCATGGAACTATGGAAGTCAATTTGTTCTTCTCTTGTGTTATGTCCAGTATATGCTGCTATAGAAACTTTTCTACACCCTGAACACACAGGTCAAATTTAAATACCCTGGTATTTTAGGTTTTCTGGGTGGACAATATCTATTTATACGGCCTGCTCCAGTAAAGCTATTAAGTAACTTTTCGTTTCAGTCATTCATTCACGCAGCAATGATCCTACATAATTATATTTTTAAGCAGCAATAGTTCCGCTGGTCATAATGGTGCATTCTCTGAATTTGATATCTGATATTATTGCAGCTTAATACTATGTACTAAAAAAGTACATTTTGCCTATATTATTTTTTTGGAGACTGGCATAAATATCAACTGTGCATTCTCTGAATATGATTATGTTTTTAATCTTTTTCTCTCATCAGGTTTCCTTGTCTGAAAGTGCTGAAGAAACCTTAGAGAAAACTATGGCTGGGGAAAATCATGAGGATGTTATATACTACTGGGTGCCAATGGATACTGATCAAACATCCAACTTTTGGTCAACGTGTGATTGCCTAAATGCTGGTCATTGCAGGTGCCTTTTGAAGTCTTCGCATGTTTCTATTTAGCTTTTTTTTGGTTATGTTCCTTTGAGTTCAGGCGGTAGGGTGAGGAACCACTCCCCAAATCATTTTGTCTTTGGTGTACTATTACATTTTtcctttgcttcaaacttgatctGAAGGGACCTGTGCTATTTGTTCCTACCTTTTGCATCATTGTTTGACGATGTAGCTGCCATGGTGTATTAGGCAAGAGATTTATACAATGCTCTATTCCAATCTGCTTGCTTAGGCTTTACCTTCATTATTATTTGGCAGAACTCTTTTTGAGGACGCATTTAGGAATATGTACGGATTACCAGAGGGCGTTGCAGCCCTGCCGCCAATGCCTAATGATGGCGATTATTGGTCTACTCTTCATAGTTGGGTAATGCCCACCCCGTCATTTTTAAAGTTCATCATGTTCACGAGGTAATGATCCATATTTTCAGGAGGTATTCACTTATCTTTATGTGTTCATTATTTTCATTGAGTCATGTTTTGCAGGATGTTTGTTGATTCGCTTCATAGCTTGAATGGAAACAATACCGAGCCAGCTTCATGCTTGCTTGGAGCATCACAACCTGAGGTGACCATTTCCCCCCCTAACTTGTCTTTATAATTCAATATAGATGCCATCTCAACGCAGCCATCATCTTTACCTCAGAAAAGGCACTGCTATTGTCGAATCCTGGAAATCCTTGTAAATATCTGGGCTTATCACAGTGGAAGGAAGATGGTGTACCTTAACCCTGTCAGTGGAGAGAGCAAAGAGCAGCATCTGCGCGAGGAAAGAAACGAGATGTGGGTGAAGTTCTTCGATTTCACCCTCCTGAAAAGCATGGACGAGGATCTAGCAGAGGAAGCGGATGACGGCATGCGCCCCGGGAAGGACCAATGGCTGTGGCCGTTAACTGGCCAAGTGTTCTGGCCGGGAATTGCCGACCGTGAAAGGGAAGAGAAATACATTAAGAAactggacaagaagctcaagagCAAGGTGAAGTTGCTAGAGAGGCAGAAGTTGGGTTACAAACAAAAGCCGCTGGGACAATAACAGTAGTAAAACCGGAAGAACCAAAAGAGATATACGAATGAATCGATCACGTCAGCTGCAAGATCCGGTCCATCAGTGCTGATACACCATGTTTTCTCTCGCGGCAATCCGACAAGAGGCGAGCATGTCACATTCTTGCTGCAGAGGAGACGAAGCGTGAAGGCGCCGTGGTTGTGAATACGCATTCTTTCCTCCAACCCCCGGATCTCCCCTCTCCAAAGGAGCTTGGCGAAGCTGGAGGACACGGGCTGGACACGGAACAGTTTTTCTTCATGCTCATACAAAAATAGGTTACGTAGTTCCACTGGTTCCCATTCTTTATTTTTGTCTTCCCCGTTCTGTTATGGAACTGGTAGTAGCTGCACGCACGGGGAGCAGAATTTTGGTAGGACTTGTGACCGACCACACACCGTTGTACATGTAAATTCCCAGTAGAGAGCCACGCACGGATGCGAGAGCAATAATTAAAGCGCTTTGATAACCAGCAAACGTCAGATATCTAAGCATGGCAAAACGAAAGTTTTTTTTATAGCAAATTATGTTGTCGTGAGGATGTCAATCCTTTAGCAAGCATGGCAAATCCTGTCAATGTTCAGTTTTTTGCCAGGATTTGCCGTGCTTGCTAAAAGAAATTGTCATCCTCACAACAACACAAATTGCCATATAGAACGTTTGTTTTGCAATGCTTAAAAAATCTGACGTTGGTAATTTTAACATTTTCATAGTTAAATATGACCTTGTTTGTGGCTTGTCCGATCTTCTTTTGTCAAAATTATGGATAACTCATACAGCATGATGGTCTCACAGCGCTATGGCTATGCTTAGGTGCCAATAGCAATATACAGTATGAAATATCATAAGAGTAGGTTCTTTGGCGAAAAAGACAGTGTGTGGATACAGTGTGTTCATGCTAGGGCCAAACCCTCGCACGGTATACAACCTGCAATGACGTTGGAATAGCTATCGGGACTGAAAAGAGAATAAGCAGCCTGTTACTTCAAATGGAAAACTGGTTTGGACTTTTTTTCTGACTCAAGGCTACGAAATATGTCTTACTGgttactccctccttttcggtttatagggcttatctcaaaattttagttttttcattttataaagctcaatttggttgttccccatcacatgttcagactttaaggtgcattaaatcattgcatgcaagtattaagagaaaactgaccaatgcatgcatgcattgcaattaatgcattcgtaaacatatttttttgaggaaaataagagcattaattgggtgcttttgcaaattataaaaaatatttcaccactcatcatctactttggttggtgagatttttgaattgagccttataaaccgaaaaggagggagtatgtctACAATTGACTTCAAAGGTTGCCCATTGTTGTTCCCTACACATGCTAGATGCTTCTGAACGAATTAGAAACTTTGTTGGAGGTTTGTGTGACGGAATACTGGAGATGCACATTGTTTTATTTATTATAACTAGTAAATGCGCACGTGCAACTTACGTTAATATTTAAGTAATATATTAATTGCACGCGGATATTAGGTATGTCATTATTTGTGTGTTAATCCTGTGATTAGTGTAATATTTGGTATGATATTAATTGCATGTTAAACACGTTTAACGCTCACCATTggagcagtctaggtcgttggattaACTTAGTTCGATGATCGAGATCAATTGGATCTGCCCCTTTGGgcctttttatattggtatagattaCTGGCAGAAGTCTGTAGTTTCCTTTTTCATGCCCCAATTTCACCAATTATGTTTGTGGCGACAATTTCTGTTCTTGGTCATTCTTATTCTCATCTTTCGCTCATGAACATCATTATTTAACAGTTCAAATCATGTGAACTTCTCCGCTTCTTTTATGTTTTTTTGTATAAACACAGTACATTACAGACGCTCACATATACACACGTACACTCGTCTTTTACACATGTAGACCCTATCTTTATGAGCACATCTGCGAGGCCGAGCCGGCGGGTCGTGAGGAACACCGCTGGATGTAGGACATTTTTGTACGATGCCCGCCCGAATCCCGACACTAATCAACCATCGGTAGATCAAATGTGCAATTTCAATCTTGAGAATGACGAAGTCACCACCCCGCCTCTTGCATGTTAAAATACAATCAAAAGTATTTGAATCCACATGGCTATGTTTTTTTGGAACGCATAGGGATTAAAATGGGCAGGTTTGAATGAAAATTGTTGTATGGTGCTACCGATCGAGTTATTCCAGTTTAGTGATGAGAAGGTAACCGTGAAAAATGATGTTCCAAAAAATCTTCCAAAACCTTTAGAATTCCTCCTGAGGTAGAGCAAATGCATAACATGATATCACTAAATTAGCAACTTGAGTGGGGCTGCAGATCGTCTTCATTGACTGCCCATCAACATTAGACTTATCGCTACGGTGAGCTTGGGTGAAAAGCAAAGTGGATCAAAATATTATGTGATGATAAACACAAACATGGAAACTAGATGGAGCAAACTAAATCGACCGGGTTTTAGAATTGACACAAGGCGATGATTATCTAATTTTTATGTGGTGTATTTTTATAAACAGGTCAAAGGAAAAAGCCCCCTCCCTGACTTAatgggagtgtgtgtgtgtgtgggggggggggggggtggacaCCCCGGTCATAGCTTAATTAGCTTTGTCCATGGTTGACAGAGTCCATAATTCATCAAATCTTCTTTTTACTAGTGTTGTTGTTATATTGTGCAAACCTCATACATGTGGCATAACATTGTATGCAAACATATGGTAGGGTTGTATTAATCCTCTTTGGTTATGCAAGTGCAATGAAATTTATGGTATCAATGTATAACATGTGGTGTATGGCTGTATGCTATGCACTGTATGTGTTGGTTGTGTCCCAACACAATTAGCACCGATAATTACACAAGCGTAAGGATGATCAATACAAATTTATCGCCATAAAATCTATGGGCAAATCAAATACAATAAATCTTATGTATTTGAATTAATAATATGAGAAATGAAATTTAAATTTTAGTTCTCATATTATTAAACAACCAGATCCTAATGAAATATGTCGCAACCAATTCATGCACCAACGGAATATGTATCATATTTTTCTTTTTGTTAAGGCTTGGTCGATTATTACCTTTGTCGGATCATTTGAGCTCGCCTCAAGCACATAGGCGTGTCTTTGCCTTTCACTTTATAGTTACACGCACCGAGCATCTCACCAAGTAAATTTATAATGGCTTAGACCTAAACAAGCAAAAGCTCAAACTCAATCAAAGCCTATGTGGTTCAAAGGATTCATCAAAAACATAAAAAAAAGGTAAAAGCACGTTCATACGGTGTGATGCCATTTTTCAATAATACATGGTTAGTTGTATGTTTGATTGTGTACATGCAAAACAAAGAATTCTTCACATGTGGTTGGAGTGGACGATTTTTTTCTAAATCTCGTAGAAATGAATCCTAAGAAAAAAACTATGGAATACGGTTCTATGAAGCAAACATCGTGCGTCGGATTTTTTTCATAAAACTAGAATCCTCCAAATTTCCTTTGCGATTATTTTGAATCAAAGCCTGCACTGTTTTCTTTTACAGTTATGCACTGTTCAAAAACTTAAACTACTCCTGTTTTTCTTGTTTGGAAAGGAAACATATCAACACACGTAGCCCGAACGCTTCACAAGATAGTGATTCGAAGCTACTACCCGAAAACACGGCGACCTTTCCCCATGGAAAAATGCCGCGGAGAAACAAGAAAAAAAACCAGTTCATCCCCTTCCTCGTCTCGCCTATTACCTCACCGCTCTTTCTTCTCCTCCAGCCCCGTACCGTGCGTCCTCTCCCCCCACTCCAACACACGCAGACACACAGGAGCCACGCGACCGACCGACCGACCGACCAACCACCCGGTCCTCTCCCCCGCGCGATCCAGCCCACCGACGACGCGCGGGGCGAGCCCTAACCGGCGCGCGGATCTGGGAGCTGCCGCGGGCGGCGCTCCCTCCCATGGTCCCCCGCCGCGCCGAGGGGGCGCGGCGCCGCTGAGATGCGGGGCGACgcgccgccgcctaccgcgccatcggcctcctcctcctcctccgcctcccactccctcttcggcggcggcggtggcgagctCTTCGAGTCGGGGCCCTCGCCGCTCGTCTTCCTGCCCCTGCTCCTGATCCAGGGCGGCGGCATGGACCTCTCCCGCGTCGGCGAGAGGCTCCTCAGCTCCGTCCGCTCCGCGCGCTCCCTCGGCCTCATCCCCGCGACCCCAGCCCCTGCCCCTTCCCGCCCCGAGGTACCGTCTTGCTCCCTCCCTCCCCGCCGTCCACCCGTCGTCCCGTGTTGGATCCGGCGATTAGTGGTTGGTTGCTTATCATTGTGCCGTGCGCCTATAGGTTCCAGCTCGAGCTGCTGCTGCGGCGGCCGCTGCACGCGCGATCGCCGGGCTGCCACCGCACGAGAGGATCAACCTGCCGTCCAATTCGGAGGACCTGGTCTCGATCTACGGGAGCAACCCGCAGGGGCCAGCAGTGGATGAGCTCGAGGAGGTGTTCTACGAGGAGGTTGGTGCTGCATTTTTCGAGGCGTGGGTGCTGCCGCTTTGTGCCAGTTGGGCTTGATGCTTTTGAGTTCGAATTATGTGCAGGAATTCGACCCCATAAAGTACATTCTGGCAAATATTTCGGAAGGAGCTGGTGACGCCACCTATTTTGATAAGCAGGTCAGTGTGCCAGTTATAATCACCTCAAGTCATTATCACCACAGTGCATGCTATGTACAAACTTATGTAGTCCATTCTTCCGAGTGACATTTGCCCGCATACCAGTGCGGATATGTTAATGACAGTTCGGAAGTAATTGCCTTATGAATGCAACTTATGCCCTCTGTAGAAGAAACCGACTCCCTTTTGTCGTTCCTATCATTCTAGTTATCCATGAATATATTTGACAATCGCCACCAAAAGTTCAGTTCTCTCTATGCATGTGCACTTCTGTTACCACATTAACACTTTCCATCTTTTTTCTTAACGATGCACATTTCCTTTTTACAGTCAACTTCGAGATTAGCGCAGCTCGACAAGATTGCAGAACGATTGTCTCATCATGTTATGGGTCACCATGAAGAAATGGGTATGTGTCCGATCAGACTGTACAGTTGATTAGTTTTCTATTTCTCTGCATGCTATAGGATATATTTCCATTGAATTCCTTTGCAATTTtgtctttgactgatccattcgATGGGTGCTTCTCCTTTGACATGTTTAGGTTTTTAAGCTCTTTTAGTTATGATTAATAGACATGTATTATCTGCTACCAAAATGTCGCTTTTCAACGAAAACCAGATTTCTGATACTAATTTTTGGCCAGTGAAGGGGATGCAGTTAGTGATGGAGTTAGAACAAGACTTAAAGGTTGCAAATGTGATCTGCATGGTATTACCTCACGAAAATTTCTCCTTGCAAACATTATTTTACCCCTAATGGGTATCTGGCCCTTATGAATTAATTATTATTTCAGAACGGTCGAAGGCACATATCCTCTTCCAAGAATGAGGTGTCAAGGGATCTGGTTGTCAATGTAAAATCGAAGAAAAAACAAGCTTTGTTGGTAGGTGCCTGCTGTTGTTTTATCTGTATGTTCTGCGTTAACTGGATAAGCTTGGTGATTGTCCCTAGGCTGTTCATAAAGATCACTGAGCTGCCATTCTAATTCTATTATAAGATGAGGTTCTTGGTGTGTTTTAACTCCTTCTAGGTCAACACTTCCTTTGTCTATCATGGTGTTAACTCTTAAGATGGAGTTATTAATGTTTAATGCACTGTTAAATTTAAATGCTATATCTCTTTCACCACAGCTAGCTCTAGATACTTAGAATTGAGGATCTATACATAAAAAGGTTTAGTTTTTGTGTAATGCAGGATGTTCTTCCTGTTCTTACAGAACTTCGACATGCTCAAGATATGCAAATGGAGCTAGAAACTTTTGTTGAGAAAGAAAATTACTTTCAGGTAGGCTGATTTTGGCCATGAGCACTTTTAATTTGCTCTAGTTCGTTGTTTATCTTCTTCTCTACTCAAGATAGGTATATGCATAATCTTTACTTCACAATCTTACTACAGTAGTTTTCAACCCCATAATCACATTTTGGAATGAGGGTTGTTTGTTACTCCACTTAAATGACCCTAGTGATGTGTGTTTGCTATGTGTATGGCAATCCATATTTTTCGTCCAAATTATGTTAGTTTCCTTATGATACCTTACTGATGGTCGCAGGCATTTCAATTATTACCAGAGTATCTGCAAATCTTGGAGAACTATTCAGGCCTTTCTGCCGTACAAGAAATGGGACGAGGGATTGAGGTAATTGTGGCATTCATCCCATGGTTTTCTGTTGGGTTATTCAGAGAAACAAAACTCTTGAGCACCATCAAATTCGACGGAGTCATCTGCATTTCTCACTTCGTTTGTTTTATTTTTCATATTTATATTCTGATGATGGTATTTCTGCCCTGCAGGCATGGTTAGCAAGGACAATCAGAAAGTTGGACAACCATTTACTGGGAGTTTGTCAGACCTTCAGTGAAGAAAGCTATCTAACTGTGAGTATTTACCTGGCCATTAATTTGTATGCTTTCTTGGGTTGGTTATATTTTTTGCTAACTTTCTTGAATTATATCCTTTTAACAATTAACTCTGAATTATAGGTGATTGATGCATTCGCATTGATGGGTGACATTGTTGGCATGGCTGAAAAGATGCAGAGTTTCTTTTTGCAAGAAGTACTCTCTCGAACACATATTGTCCTGAAGGAAATGTTGGAAGAGGTATCACATCTGATTTATTGGCATACTCTTTCTTGCTATACTCTTGCTGTTCATACGCTCTTTTACTGTTAACTTCTTCACATGCCATATTTTTTAGGGGTTTCCTGTTAGTCTAGGTCTAGTAGATTGCTTTGGTCCAGATAAGAGTAGATTGACTTGCAGTCCAAGTTATGTAGTAATGTATTTTTGCTCACTTGGGTTGTTGTGCAATATGACAGCTCTTTCCATAACATACCATTTTCTCTAATATTGCAGGAGGTGGGAAATAATACGCAGAGAAATAGGTATGTATTTAGCACCTTATGTTTGTTCTTTTCATTGCACTAAGATTAAATAGAACTTACACTGTTTTCCATAACATATGGATGGGTGAATTTTATCAGCCTTGGACGATTTTTTTTGGCAAACCAAACTATTATATTAACTTAAAAGGATTATGTTTCACAATTTACATCTTACACTGGGATTGATTTACTAAAAAATTGGAGCTTCATATGTTCGCATGCTATTGTCTCAAGTGCTGCAGTTTCTGTGGAAAATCATGGTCCCTTCTCTGCTAGAATAGTGGTGTACCAACCCAGTCCATGTTGCCATACACTGACCGACTGTTTCCAATCATCTAAAGCAGTATAAGATGTATGTAAATGTGTCCTATCATTTGTGTCATTTTACAGATAAACCCATGTCAGTTTTTTTGAGGGAATCTTGTGGGCTAGATACTCCAAATATAAAACCAGACACTATTCAAGTTTCTCTTGAGTACTCACTCCACTGATGTTTATTTTCTGCAGATTTACATATAGTGATCTTTGTGTTCAAGTTCCTGAGTCCAAACTCCGCTCCTGCTTGTTAAAAACTCTTGAGAGCATATTTTCGTTGATGCAGTCATATTATGCTATTATGAGCTTTTGCCCAGAAGCAAAGGTAACTTCTTTTATAGGTGTGCGGTCAATTTTTTTCTTGAAATTTTGATGGCGTGTCTAGATTAATGGCAGCCTCATAAGCAAACCAATTCGTATTTGGACTTGCCTTCTGAATCATGTTTGTACTAGAATTGGTGAATCCATTTCTAAGTAAGTGTAAGCCATTATGGAAAACTACAAACTAAAACTTTCTGTGTTATTGATTGTATATGTGATGCCGTAGGAACTTCCAGCTGAAGAAGCTTCTTATATACAGGTGTCAAATGTCAACAGTTTTTTAAACTCTTCTCTGTTTATGGAACTGATAGTTGGTAAAAATCATATATGTTGCCAGTCGACCTGATCTCAGTATGAAGTAAATCAAATCTAGTTTGATCTATCTTCCCATAGACTTGCATCTAAATCTGATGAAATATTTTGGTTGAGTTCTTAACAATTCTGATTTAAATGTTTGTTATTAATGGAACCTGTGTTTTCTTCTCTTCAGAATAAAACATCTCAGAGTCCAAGTGGAACTTCAGCTGATACAGGAAGAAGCCATTCAAGTGCAGTAGTCAATCAGGATGATGTTGCTGCCACGAAGAGCGACAGGATGCCATCTTCTGTCAGTAATCCTGATGCTAGCACATCAGGAACAGATGCTCCATTCTATCAACTGAGGACAGATGCTACAAAACATGTTGCATATACATTTGAAAGGGGGCGGAGAAATCTTTGGCAACTGGCAACAAGTCGCCTGTCTGTTTTACTGGCTTGTTCAGCTGTTTCTTCAACTAGCATATACCAATTTCTGAAGAACTATGAAGATCTCACAATATTTATTTTGGCCGGTGAAGCATTTTGTGGGTTTGAAGCTAGCGAATTCCGACAGAAGTTGAAGACAGTCTGTTTGAACTACATAGTGACCTTTCACCGGCAAAATATATATGTATGCCCAATGACTACTATTCAGTTATTAGGAGTACAAGCATTAATTGTTCTGTGGGTCAGATAAAAGGAAACTATCACACTAGACCTTTATCCAACTATGCAAACTCCATGAGTGCTGTTAAACCACTGTTGAAACTATTGCATCGAGCAAAGAGTGTAGTTTCTGTAGAAACATGGTGCCAATGTTTTAGCCGTTGCATTTCAGGATTTGCTGTTGTAGACTGATCTCTATGCGGCTGCTTCTGTTTATCTTTGCATCAATTTCCTGAGTCAGTACAACAGTAAATCCACTTGTCACTCTTTTGATAAAACAACCTGAGGCTTCCCTATCTACCCCCTCCCCCGGCTCGTTTTTTAACAGTACAAGTACAACCGCATTATGAACTGGGGCATTTACATACTTTGCTATGTTTCACTACTGTTTTGTGTTCTGGTATTGTATGGATTGCTCTAGTCGGCATTTTACTTTATTGATGGCACATGGTCATTCTTGACTTTTATTTCAGTGTGGCATTTTAATAGTTTTCATTTTGTGATTCTTTTGGCAGGCACTTAAAATGGTACTGGAAAAGGAATCTTGGACAATAATGTCTGCTGAAGCTAGTCAGATAATTAGTTTAGCAGGACTTACTGGTGATGGCGCTGCACTGATTTCGCCTACCAGTGGTAGTTCTACCTTGCCAAAAGATTATTTCCGTGGAAATTCTACTGCAACC
Coding sequences within it:
- the LOC125512766 gene encoding syndetin, which translates into the protein MRGDAPPPTAPSASSSSSASHSLFGGGGGELFESGPSPLVFLPLLLIQGGGMDLSRVGERLLSSVRSARSLGLIPATPAPAPSRPEVPARAAAAAAAARAIAGLPPHERINLPSNSEDLVSIYGSNPQGPAVDELEEVFYEEEFDPIKYILANISEGAGDATYFDKQSTSRLAQLDKIAERLSHHVMGHHEEMVKGMQLVMELEQDLKVANVICMNGRRHISSSKNEVSRDLVVNVKSKKKQALLDVLPVLTELRHAQDMQMELETFVEKENYFQAFQLLPEYLQILENYSGLSAVQEMGRGIEAWLARTIRKLDNHLLGVCQTFSEESYLTVIDAFALMGDIVGMAEKMQSFFLQEVLSRTHIVLKEMLEEEVGNNTQRNRFTYSDLCVQVPESKLRSCLLKTLESIFSLMQSYYAIMSFCPEAKNKTSQSPSGTSADTGRSHSSAVVNQDDVAATKSDRMPSSVSNPDASTSGTDAPFYQLRTDATKHVAYTFERGRRNLWQLATSRLSVLLACSAVSSTSIYQFLKNYEDLTIFILAGEAFCGFEASEFRQKLKTVCLNYIVTFHRQNIYALKMVLEKESWTIMSAEASQIISLAGLTGDGAALISPTSGSSTLPKDYFRGNSTATNTGRQNNGFASWHNMGNPFSFKLENGSAESPKGNVLFNSSVGNGNNSPFDEENEDLLADFIDEDSQLPSRTLKTKIVKGNTSHWKDGDISSQTGSSLSLLRMMDKYARLMQKLEMVNVELFKGMFQLFGIFYHHIYETFGYQDRSQSGKPLPDSQSFRLKAALSKITQDSDQWIKPQNSLYPSSSPLSIGSTIAQMDVMPTAPPSSMFTSYGLKERCAAAETVSLVARVLTRSRVHLHSVLSQNNTSVVEEFFGTLVDTVPDLAEHIHRTSARMLLHINGYPDKIANAKWEVKELGTDHNGYVDLLLGEFKHYKTRLDHGGISKELQHLLLDYGIESIAEVLVEGLSRVKRCTDEGRALMSLDLQVLINGLQHIVSSNVKPRLQIVETFVKAYYLPETEYVHWARSHPEYSKSQVVGLVNLVATMKGWKRKTRLETIEKIEAAS